In Oceanibaculum nanhaiense, the following are encoded in one genomic region:
- a CDS encoding alpha/beta fold hydrolase → MGFVTTNDGVQIFYKDWGPKDAQPVVFHHGWPLSSDDWDAQMLFFLSKGYRVVAHDRRGHGRSSQVADGHDIDHYAADAFAVAEALDLRNAVHIGHSTGGGEVARYVARHGEPAGRVAKAVLVAAIPPLMLKTADNPEGTPMAVFDGFRTALAGNRAQFFRDVPAGPFYGFNRDGATVHEGVIQNWWRQGMMGSAKAHYDGIKAFSETDQTEDLKAITVPTLVLHGEDDQVVPIAASAQKAVKLLPKGTLKTYPGLSHGMLTVNADVLNADILGFITS, encoded by the coding sequence ATGGGCTTTGTTACGACCAACGACGGCGTACAGATTTTCTACAAGGATTGGGGCCCAAAGGACGCCCAGCCCGTCGTATTCCACCATGGCTGGCCGCTCAGCTCCGACGACTGGGACGCGCAGATGCTGTTCTTCCTGTCGAAGGGCTATCGCGTCGTCGCCCATGACCGGCGCGGCCACGGACGCTCGAGCCAGGTCGCCGACGGTCACGACATCGACCACTACGCGGCCGACGCCTTTGCCGTCGCCGAGGCGCTGGATCTACGGAACGCCGTTCACATCGGCCATTCCACCGGCGGCGGCGAAGTCGCGCGGTATGTGGCACGACACGGCGAACCCGCGGGCCGGGTGGCCAAGGCCGTTCTTGTCGCCGCCATTCCGCCGCTGATGCTGAAGACCGCCGACAACCCCGAGGGCACGCCGATGGCGGTCTTCGACGGGTTTCGGACGGCACTGGCCGGCAACCGCGCACAGTTCTTCCGCGACGTCCCGGCGGGCCCGTTCTATGGCTTCAACCGCGACGGTGCCACGGTCCATGAAGGCGTGATCCAGAATTGGTGGCGCCAGGGCATGATGGGCAGCGCCAAGGCGCACTATGACGGCATCAAGGCCTTCTCGGAAACCGACCAGACCGAGGACCTCAAGGCGATCACCGTGCCGACTTTGGTGCTGCATGGTGAGGACGACCAGGTCGTTCCGATCGCCGCCTCGGCTCAGAAAGCGGTCAAGCTGCTGCCGAAGGGCACGCTGAAGACCTATCCCGGTCTTTCGCACGGGATGCTGACAGTGAACGCCGATGTGCTGAACGCCGACATCCTGGGATTCATCACCAGCTGA